The Rattus norvegicus strain BN/NHsdMcwi chromosome 20, GRCr8, whole genome shotgun sequence genomic interval CACTGGGTCTTCCTAAAGCCCAGTGAAAGTACTAGGTAGGTGGAGAACCATTTCCTTTACTCTGTGAAATAGGAAGATAAGCTTATCTACATTACCATCATCCAAATGTGACTGCCACCCAACATTTGATTCAGATactctcaaggaaaaaaaaaacaaaaaacaaaacaacaacaaaacaacaaacaaacaaaaaaagaaggatATGACAGGCAGCTCCAAGGTTGAGAGCCTACACTTCTCTTtgtgttcagttctcagcactcacgaCCACAAACCCACTGCAGCTCCAGCAGAGTTAAGGCATCATCCGACCTCTGCAAGCACCTGCATTTTGAGCACCCACGCCCACAGACATATGCGAATGAGCATAATTAAGATAAATcccaaaacaagaaaggaagccaAGCTTGTATCTCATAGATGTCTTCACCTCCGTCCTGATACTTTTCACATAGTGGCATCCCTCATTCTTGCCTCTATTGTCCCCTAAATGAAgtactagacaatattgatacacttttttattactgtaaaataagcatggggctggggatttagctcagtgggtagagcgcttacctaggaagcgcaaggccctgggtccggtccccagctccgaaaaaaagaaccaaaaaataaataaataaataaataaataaataaataaataaataaataaaataaacaaagagaataatgaaaaataacaaaaaaatatctGAGACAAGGATGGAAAAATTAACTTTAATTATCTGGACCTTTTGCACCATTTCCCTCCCTACCACCTACCGTCTCTGGTTCCCTCAGGTCATTTATGCTGTCATCGGCCTAGAAACTAAAAAATTATTGCATTTCAATATTAAAGTGAAGTCTGGATTGAAGGAGTCTAGATTCAGTCTGACAAAAATCAGCGATGGTATTGGGGGTCATTATATAGGTATATTATGTGCTGTAACCAttaatataaatttcataaattatactaatggatttttttttttttactaatttgaTTGTTTGGCAAGGAACGTGATAACCTCCCATTAGTCTAGCCAGCAAATACTTGCTAGGAATCTCTATGTCAAAGGTAAATCCCTTTCTATAAGGACAGAGGCTGTGATGCAAACTGTAAAAATGAGCTCACAGAACCCCTGGTTCCAGATGTAAATAACTCAGAGCATCCCTGGGTACAGAAATGAGCTCATCCCTAGTTACGGAAATGACCTCACAGCGTCCCTGGTTACAGGAGCGCACTCAGAGCTTCCCTGGTTACAGAAGCAAGTTCACGGTGGCATCTGTTGAAGCGCAGGGCCCGCAGTCAACATGTTCCAGGGCATGGACGGCCAAGCTGGCCGGTTGGGCTCCAGATCCATAAAGCTCCCAGGAGGAGAATCGAGTAATCCTTTTGGAAGTCCTTCAACAAGCAAGCCTTATAGGATGGCATCTAATATTTTTGGACCGCCTGAAGAGCCGAAAAATATTCCCAAGAGGACAAATCCTCCAGGAGGCAAAGGAAGTGGGATCTTCGATGAATCAACTCCTGTACAAACTCGACATCGTCCGAACCCACCCGGTGGGAAGACCAGTGACATATTTGGCTCCCCAGTCACTGCCACTATGCCTCTGGCACACCCAAACAAGCCCAAGGATCATGTTTTGCTGTGTGAAGGGGAAGATTGTAAACCTGACTGGAAAGCTTCCACATACTCGGCACCCAGAAGAGAGCATGCAAAGAAACCGGAGGCCACACCTACAGTTGACAGTCATGAACCCAGACTGGGGCCAAGACCTCGCTCCCACAACAAAGTCCTGAACCCACCAGGAGGCAAATCCAGCATCTCCTTCTATTGAGAGGCTCCTGCTCTGTCTGTAACCAGATCGGCCACTCAGGGATAGGGTATTGAACGTTAGTGCTTCCTTTAACCTAAAAGagttgggggtgggagagggtttGTCACGCGTGTGGGGTTGGCAGTTCATAGGCCTTGTTGTCACTGGAAGAGCTGCCCAGAGGACTGTGCCTTCTAGACTGCCAAGATATAAATCTGTGGTGATAAAACGGAATGTTCTAGTTCCTCCTTCCTAGTTAGCTGCTCTCTGTGAAACAGAACTGTATAGTTgtggggaagccagaagagatggGACCCATTAGCGGAAGGATGCCAGGGTCTATCTTGTCCTTGGGTCAGCAGTTTGCAGGCTGCTGGGCATCTAAGAGTGGTTTGGTTGAAAAAGAACCCAGACGACCTGTTCCCTCACTGTGGGAAGGAGGAGATCTATAGAACAGAAACTCTTAAAGACAAGATAGAGTTTACATTAACCCTTTCCTTTCAGGAAATGCCATTCACTAAATGCTTCTACCTGTGAGATAACTCCGAACCCTAATGCCTCCCACCCCCATACGTCATCCTAAACTATTTGAAACATGACTGCTCCTTTTGGTAGCATTCAATAGGAAATCAACCCATTATTCTCAGTTCTGTCCTGGATGGAAGTTTGGTAGGTTTGctcattctattttattttatttttacttttaatgcaCCAATCCCCTGAGTTGTCCCATTCCTGACCCGAAAACCATGGCCAGCTCTGAGGCAGCAGCCTGCCTTCCTCTCCAGTTTGCTTGGCTCTCGACAAGCCAGATTTGGATGTgggttgttcttttttgtttgtctcGTCAGCCTTAAGCATAGACCTTAGTTCTGCACCAGGGGTTCTCCCTGTTCATGGTTCTCCCTATACATAagttctctggcctctgcagggcCATATATGTCCAGGTATTGAGTGGATTCCTGTTCTTCTATCTTGCTTTGTTCCTGTAGTTGAGAGGAAGACCTGCTGAAGGATGTTGGGTTGGGTTGACTTCTTTACCAACATCTGGAAAGCTGTGCTTAGTATCAGCTTCTCATAGATACTCGTGCACTGCTTCAACACTCTGGCGCTACTCTGTGCACCAAAACACAAGAGCTGCCCAAGTCACCTTTAGGAAGCTTTAGGCTTCTTGACCTTGCTCATAAACA includes:
- the Jpt2l1 gene encoding Jupiter microtubule associated homolog 2 like 1 codes for the protein MFQGMDGQAGRLGSRSIKLPGGESSNPFGSPSTSKPYRMASNIFGPPEEPKNIPKRTNPPGGKGSGIFDESTPVQTRHRPNPPGGKTSDIFGSPVTATMPLAHPNKPKDHVLLCEGEDCKPDWKASTYSAPRREHAKKPEATPTVDSHEPRLGPRPRSHNKVLNPPGGKSSISFY